A window of the Streptomyces luomodiensis genome harbors these coding sequences:
- a CDS encoding coenzyme F420-0:L-glutamate ligase, which translates to MSGQPSRGTGELPSYQVWALPGMPEVRPGDDLAKLIADAATSGGLPGLAHGDVLLVTSKIVSKAEGRIVEATDREAAIDAETVRVVARRGRTRIVETRHGLVMAAAGVDASNTPSGTVLLLPEDPDASARAIRAGLRDVLGVEVGVVVTDTFGRPWRTGVTDVAIGAAGVRVLDDLRGGVDAYGNPLSATIVATADELAAAGDLVKGKAAGLPVAVVRGLPQVVRFEGLDESDGAGGVGRAGGAGGAEGADEGARALVRGAADDMFRLGTSEAVREAVKLRRTVRKFTDEPVDGAAVRRAVAAAVTAPAPHHTTPWRFVLLESEESRTRLLDAMRDAWIADLRGDGFSEESIAKRVRRGDVLRKAPYLVVPCLVADGAHTYPDPRRNAAEREMFVVAAGAGVQNLLVALAGEGLGSAWVSSTMFCRPVVREVLGLADDWDPMGAVAVGRAATAPPARPERGAEGFVVVR; encoded by the coding sequence ATGAGCGGCCAGCCCTCGCGGGGCACGGGAGAACTGCCGTCGTATCAGGTGTGGGCCCTGCCCGGCATGCCCGAGGTGCGGCCCGGTGACGACCTCGCCAAGCTCATCGCCGACGCGGCGACCTCCGGCGGTCTGCCGGGGCTCGCGCACGGCGATGTGCTGCTGGTCACCTCCAAGATCGTCAGCAAGGCGGAGGGGCGGATCGTCGAGGCCACCGACCGGGAAGCGGCCATAGACGCCGAAACGGTGCGGGTCGTGGCGCGGCGCGGCCGCACCCGGATCGTCGAGACCCGCCACGGCCTGGTCATGGCCGCCGCCGGGGTCGACGCCTCCAACACCCCGTCCGGGACGGTCCTGTTGCTCCCCGAAGACCCCGACGCCTCGGCGCGGGCGATCCGGGCCGGGCTGCGGGACGTGCTCGGCGTGGAGGTCGGCGTCGTCGTCACCGACACCTTCGGGCGGCCGTGGCGGACCGGGGTCACCGATGTCGCCATCGGGGCCGCCGGGGTGCGGGTCCTGGACGACCTGCGGGGCGGAGTCGACGCGTACGGGAACCCGCTGAGCGCGACCATCGTCGCCACCGCCGATGAGCTGGCCGCCGCGGGTGACTTGGTCAAGGGCAAGGCCGCGGGGCTGCCGGTGGCTGTGGTGCGGGGGCTTCCGCAGGTGGTCAGGTTCGAAGGGCTGGACGAATCGGACGGGGCTGGTGGGGTTGGCCGGGCTGGCGGGGCTGGCGGGGCTGAAGGAGCTGATGAAGGTGCGCGGGCCCTGGTGCGTGGTGCCGCGGACGACATGTTCCGGCTGGGCACCTCCGAGGCCGTGCGGGAGGCCGTGAAGCTGCGCCGTACGGTCCGGAAGTTCACCGACGAGCCGGTGGACGGCGCGGCGGTGCGCCGCGCGGTCGCCGCCGCCGTCACCGCGCCGGCGCCGCACCACACGACGCCGTGGCGCTTCGTCCTGCTGGAGTCGGAGGAGTCGCGGACGCGGCTGCTGGACGCGATGCGGGATGCCTGGATCGCCGATCTGCGGGGGGACGGCTTCTCCGAGGAGAGCATCGCCAAGCGGGTGCGGCGCGGGGATGTGCTGCGCAAGGCGCCGTATCTGGTGGTCCCGTGCCTGGTCGCCGACGGCGCCCACACCTACCCCGACCCGCGGCGGAACGCGGCGGAGCGAGAGATGTTCGTGGTCGCGGCGGGGGCCGGGGTGCAGAACCTGCTGGTCGCGCTGGCGGGTGAGGGGCTGGGGTCGGCGTGGGTGTCGTCCACGATGTTCTGCCGCCCGGTGGTGCGTGAGGTCCTGGGCCTGGCGGACGACTGGGACCCGATGGGAGCAGTCGCGGTAGGCCGTGCGGCAACCGCCCCGCCGGCCCGGCCGGAACGCGGGGCCGAGGGGTTCGTGGTGGTGCGGTAG
- a CDS encoding glycosyltransferase family 2 protein: protein MSVHSHPAAQYPAATAAFAPAQEPVPAPAYPRHVVTAVLVAHDGARWLPDALSGLLGQERPVQSVVAADTGSADDSARLLTEALGEDRVLHMARRSGFGTAVAEAVRTAPVLGPEELTYLKRPSGWDAVNRTWRDDAYDMPELPHGEPVQWLWLLHDDCAPEPDALAELLRVADAELTANREPAIIGPKLRGWYDRRQLLEVGVSIARSGRRWTGLERREQDQGQHDQVRPVLSVSSAGMLVRRDVWERLGGFDARLPLMRDDVDLCWRAQAAGLQVLVAPDAVLRHAEASARERRPIDCVGRSVANPHRVDKAGAVYTLLVNTRGALLPYVMLRLLFGTLLRTLAYLVGKVPGQALDEVAGLFGTLLRPERILAARKRRGRPAVEPSELRPLFPPPGATVRATVEQVASNIGGRSEPELSSGGRHGAVESGPGDEDADFLEIEQFARLKRIARKPGPMLFLVLLVVSLVACRNLLGAGALAGGALLPAPAHVSALWSSYVDGWHPVGTGGTQSAPPYLAALAALATVFLGSTGFTLTLLLVCSVPLAGFIAYFASRPLVESRLLRAWGSVAYAFLPAATGALAGGRLGTAVLAILLPLMARAAAAAGGFTSNGARLPSWRAAWAYALLLTFTMAFTPVVWPMALVLGLGVLALRYRQSGTEQLMGHGLRFLIVVVTPLVVLAPWSLDLLTDPARFLQEAGLDRGTGSASALDLLALSPGGPKGGGTLLLIGFVLAALAALMRGERQMVVRTAWVVALIGFLFAALANGSGWAGPATLVYGLALLTAGVVGAEGARERVAAQSFGWRQPVALLIAVATVAAPLYAAVSWMVSGADGPVERRDPSQVPAFVAAESATEDQARTLVLGGRSSGAHADYALVHGSGARLGDGELAAAGGSDTRLDGVVANLIAGSGADQTRQLGGYAVRYVYVQNGAPREMERVLNATPGLTQLSREDGGVLWRVDQRVSRVSIVPAESSARSADGAAVKPVHVASGPVEAHTTVPDGAAGRVLRIADRAVPDWQATLDGKPLKPTTVDGWAQGFELPASGGRLDLTYDTPIAHTAWMWAQGLLAVVLLVLALPGRRRDVDDDLPDAEGAAAAVTAEDLAGDGRRARRLRAAAEAQTAQAAQAEAAMGRPEAADPPAEPAAMADPYGDQVPANDPYGDQVAANASYGDQAAANAPYGDQTAAAAGDPYGDHAAAGDPYAAVPHQQQYGQQWDAQTYADAGYGQYPAGQYQGEQYQGEQYQGEDYGGHYPGGQYPAGDYQGGYQDTGYQDAGYAAGYQEGQYPADPYAGGQYADPYGYDRQQPYADGGHPPQGDTTYGDAGPEDRRDGSEQQR from the coding sequence ATGTCCGTGCACAGCCACCCGGCGGCCCAATACCCGGCCGCCACCGCCGCGTTTGCGCCCGCTCAAGAACCGGTCCCCGCACCGGCCTACCCGCGCCATGTCGTCACCGCCGTGCTGGTCGCCCACGACGGCGCCCGCTGGCTGCCCGACGCGCTGTCCGGCCTGCTCGGCCAGGAGCGCCCCGTCCAGAGCGTCGTCGCCGCCGACACCGGCAGCGCCGACGACTCCGCCCGGCTGCTCACCGAGGCCCTCGGCGAGGACCGGGTGCTGCACATGGCGCGCCGCAGCGGCTTCGGCACGGCCGTCGCCGAAGCGGTCCGTACGGCCCCGGTGCTCGGCCCCGAGGAGCTGACGTACCTCAAGCGCCCCAGCGGCTGGGATGCCGTCAACCGCACCTGGCGCGACGACGCGTACGACATGCCGGAGCTGCCGCACGGCGAGCCCGTCCAGTGGCTGTGGCTGCTGCACGACGACTGCGCGCCCGAGCCCGACGCCCTGGCCGAGCTGCTGCGGGTCGCCGACGCCGAGCTCACCGCGAACCGCGAGCCCGCGATCATCGGCCCCAAGCTGCGTGGCTGGTACGACCGCCGGCAGCTGCTCGAAGTCGGCGTCAGCATCGCCCGCAGCGGCCGCCGTTGGACCGGCCTCGAACGGCGCGAACAGGACCAGGGCCAGCACGACCAGGTGCGCCCCGTACTGTCCGTGTCCAGCGCCGGCATGCTGGTCCGCCGCGACGTGTGGGAGCGGCTGGGCGGTTTCGACGCCCGGCTGCCCCTGATGCGCGACGACGTCGACCTGTGCTGGCGCGCCCAGGCGGCCGGACTCCAGGTGCTGGTCGCGCCGGACGCCGTACTGCGGCACGCGGAGGCGTCGGCGCGCGAGCGGCGGCCCATCGACTGCGTAGGGCGCTCGGTTGCGAACCCGCACCGCGTGGACAAGGCGGGCGCCGTCTACACGCTGCTGGTCAACACCCGTGGCGCGCTGCTGCCCTATGTGATGCTGCGGCTCCTGTTCGGCACGCTGCTGCGCACCCTGGCCTATCTCGTGGGCAAGGTGCCGGGGCAGGCGCTGGACGAGGTCGCCGGTCTCTTCGGCACCCTGCTGCGGCCGGAGCGGATCCTCGCCGCGCGCAAGCGCAGAGGCCGGCCCGCCGTGGAGCCGAGCGAGCTGCGGCCGCTCTTCCCGCCGCCCGGTGCGACCGTAAGGGCGACGGTTGAGCAGGTCGCCAGCAATATAGGCGGCCGTTCCGAGCCCGAACTGTCCTCCGGCGGGCGGCACGGCGCGGTCGAGTCCGGGCCCGGCGACGAGGACGCGGACTTCCTGGAGATCGAGCAGTTCGCCCGGCTCAAGCGGATCGCGCGCAAGCCGGGGCCGATGCTCTTCCTCGTCCTGCTGGTGGTCTCGCTGGTCGCCTGCCGGAACCTGCTCGGCGCGGGCGCGCTCGCGGGCGGCGCCCTGCTGCCCGCGCCCGCTCATGTCTCCGCGCTGTGGTCGAGCTATGTGGACGGCTGGCATCCGGTCGGCACCGGGGGGACGCAGTCCGCGCCGCCGTACCTGGCCGCCCTCGCCGCGCTGGCGACGGTCTTCCTGGGCTCCACGGGCTTCACGCTGACCCTGCTGCTGGTCTGTTCGGTGCCGCTGGCCGGGTTCATCGCGTACTTCGCCTCCCGGCCGCTGGTCGAGTCGCGGCTGCTGCGCGCCTGGGGAAGCGTCGCGTACGCCTTCCTGCCGGCCGCGACCGGCGCGCTCGCGGGCGGGCGGCTCGGCACCGCCGTGCTCGCCATACTGCTGCCGCTGATGGCCCGCGCCGCGGCCGCCGCGGGCGGGTTCACGAGCAATGGGGCGAGGCTGCCGAGCTGGCGGGCGGCCTGGGCGTACGCGCTGCTGCTGACGTTCACCATGGCCTTCACCCCGGTCGTCTGGCCGATGGCCCTCGTGCTGGGCCTCGGCGTACTCGCGCTGCGGTACCGGCAGAGCGGCACCGAGCAGCTCATGGGGCACGGACTGCGGTTCCTGATCGTGGTCGTCACCCCGCTCGTCGTGCTCGCCCCCTGGTCGCTGGACCTCCTCACCGACCCGGCCCGCTTCCTCCAGGAGGCCGGGCTGGACCGCGGCACCGGCTCCGCGTCCGCCCTTGACCTGCTCGCGCTCAGCCCCGGCGGCCCCAAGGGCGGCGGCACGCTGCTGCTGATCGGCTTCGTCCTGGCCGCCCTCGCCGCCCTGATGCGCGGTGAGCGGCAGATGGTGGTGCGCACGGCGTGGGTCGTGGCGCTCATCGGCTTCCTCTTCGCGGCGCTCGCCAACGGCTCCGGCTGGGCCGGGCCCGCGACCCTCGTCTACGGCCTGGCCCTGCTGACCGCCGGTGTGGTCGGCGCCGAGGGCGCACGGGAGCGAGTGGCGGCGCAGAGCTTCGGCTGGCGCCAGCCGGTCGCGCTGCTGATCGCGGTCGCCACGGTGGCCGCACCGCTGTACGCCGCCGTCAGCTGGATGGTGAGCGGCGCGGACGGCCCGGTCGAACGGCGCGACCCCTCGCAGGTCCCGGCGTTCGTGGCGGCCGAGAGCGCCACCGAGGACCAGGCCCGCACCCTGGTGCTCGGCGGCCGCAGCAGCGGCGCCCACGCCGACTACGCCCTGGTGCACGGCTCCGGCGCCCGGCTCGGTGACGGCGAGCTCGCCGCGGCGGGCGGCTCCGACACCCGGCTCGACGGCGTCGTGGCCAATCTGATCGCGGGCTCCGGCGCCGACCAGACCCGCCAGCTGGGCGGCTACGCGGTGCGCTACGTGTACGTCCAGAACGGCGCCCCGCGCGAGATGGAGCGGGTGCTGAACGCGACCCCGGGCCTCACCCAGCTCAGCCGGGAGGACGGCGGCGTGCTGTGGCGGGTCGACCAGCGGGTCTCGCGGGTCTCCATCGTCCCGGCCGAGTCCTCGGCGCGCTCGGCGGACGGGGCGGCGGTCAAGCCGGTGCATGTGGCGTCCGGCCCCGTCGAGGCGCACACCACCGTGCCGGACGGCGCGGCCGGGCGCGTGCTGCGGATCGCCGACCGGGCCGTGCCCGACTGGCAGGCCACGCTCGACGGCAAGCCGCTGAAGCCGACGACGGTCGACGGCTGGGCGCAGGGCTTCGAACTCCCGGCGAGCGGCGGCCGGCTGGACCTCACCTACGACACGCCCATCGCGCACACCGCCTGGATGTGGGCGCAGGGACTGCTCGCGGTGGTGCTGCTGGTGCTCGCGCTGCCGGGCCGCCGCCGGGATGTCGACGACGACCTGCCGGACGCGGAGGGCGCGGCCGCCGCCGTCACCGCCGAGGACCTGGCGGGCGACGGCCGCCGGGCGCGCCGACTGCGGGCCGCCGCGGAGGCGCAGACAGCGCAGGCCGCGCAGGCCGAGGCCGCCATGGGGCGGCCGGAGGCGGCGGATCCGCCCGCCGAGCCGGCCGCGATGGCCGACCCGTACGGCGATCAGGTCCCCGCGAACGATCCTTACGGCGATCAGGTTGCCGCGAACGCCTCTTACGGCGACCAGGCGGCGGCGAACGCCCCGTACGGCGACCAGACAGCAGCGGCCGCCGGTGACCCGTATGGCGACCACGCGGCCGCCGGTGACCCGTATGCGGCGGTGCCGCACCAGCAGCAGTACGGGCAGCAGTGGGACGCGCAGACGTACGCCGACGCCGGATACGGGCAGTACCCGGCCGGTCAGTACCAGGGCGAGCAGTACCAAGGGGAGCAGTACCAGGGCGAGGACTACGGGGGGCACTACCCCGGCGGGCAGTATCCGGCCGGTGACTACCAGGGCGGCTATCAGGACACCGGCTATCAGGACGCCGGCTATGCGGCCGGCTACCAGGAGGGCCAGTACCCGGCGGACCCGTACGCGGGCGGCCAGTACGCCGATCCTTACGGCTACGACCGGCAGCAGCCCTACGCCGACGGCGGCCACCCCCCGCAGGGCGATACGACGTACGGCGACGCCGGCCCCGAGGACCGCCGCGACGGGAGCGAGCAGCAGCGATGA
- a CDS encoding WhiB family transcriptional regulator — protein MTELFQQLLVEEADEELGWQERALCAQTDPESFFPEKGGSTREAKKVCLACEVRSECLEYALANDERFGIWGGLSERERRRLKKAAV, from the coding sequence ATGACCGAGTTGTTCCAGCAACTGCTGGTCGAAGAGGCGGACGAGGAGCTCGGTTGGCAGGAGCGCGCGCTGTGCGCCCAGACCGATCCCGAATCGTTCTTCCCGGAAAAGGGCGGATCCACCCGTGAGGCGAAGAAGGTCTGCCTTGCCTGTGAGGTTCGTTCCGAGTGCCTCGAGTACGCCCTCGCCAACGATGAGCGCTTCGGCATCTGGGGCGGTCTGTCCGAGCGTGAGCGCCGTCGGCTGAAGAAGGCCGCCGTCTGA
- a CDS encoding cysteine dioxygenase, whose translation MNSDVQIAGDPLAIQHLLPPVPAHPSTVSGFAGLARTIAADRDRWAPLVQYDATSRWYHRLRTGPGYEVWLLSWVPGQGSGAHDHGRSSGVLTVLQGELTERVGARGARHTLRAGAQRVFAPGYVHDVVNDSLEPAVSLHIYFPGLTEMPLHPTQNAELSSVPGTGAGSGAGSETLDLLGG comes from the coding sequence ATGAACAGCGACGTTCAGATCGCCGGTGACCCGCTCGCCATCCAGCATCTGCTGCCGCCCGTACCCGCGCACCCCTCCACCGTCTCCGGCTTCGCCGGTCTGGCCCGCACCATCGCGGCCGACCGCGACCGCTGGGCGCCCCTCGTCCAGTACGACGCCACCAGCCGCTGGTACCACCGGCTGCGCACCGGCCCCGGTTATGAGGTGTGGCTGCTCAGCTGGGTGCCCGGACAGGGCAGCGGCGCCCATGACCACGGCCGCTCCTCCGGGGTGCTGACCGTGCTCCAGGGCGAGCTCACCGAACGGGTGGGAGCGCGCGGCGCGCGGCATACGTTGCGCGCCGGCGCACAGCGCGTCTTCGCGCCCGGCTATGTGCACGACGTCGTCAACGACTCCCTCGAACCGGCCGTCAGTCTGCACATCTACTTCCCCGGGCTGACCGAGATGCCGCTCCACCCCACCCAGAACGCCGAGTTGTCCAGCGTCCCGGGGACCGGGGCGGGGTCCGGGGCGGGGTCCGAGACGCTGGACCTCCTGGGCGGCTGA
- the cofD gene encoding 2-phospho-L-lactate transferase encodes MRIVVLAGGIGGARFLRGLMSAAPDADITVIGNTGDDIHLFGLKVCPDLDTVMYTLGGGIHEEQGWGRADETFAVKEELAAYGVGPEWFGLGDRDFATHIVRTQMIGAGYPLSAVTEALCARWQPGVRLLPMTDDRVETHVLIDDPEGEGRKAIHFQEYWVRLRASVPAHAVVPVGADQAKPAPGVLEAIADADVVLFPPSNPVVSVGTILAVPGVREAIADAGVPVVGLSPIVGDAPVRGMADKVLAAVGVESTAAAVAKHYGSGLLDGWLVDTVDAGAVEEVEAAGIRCRAIPLMMTDLEATAAMAAEALALAEEVRG; translated from the coding sequence ATGCGCATTGTGGTTCTGGCAGGCGGTATCGGCGGCGCCCGTTTCCTCCGTGGTCTGATGTCGGCGGCTCCGGACGCCGACATCACCGTCATCGGGAACACCGGCGACGACATCCACCTCTTCGGCCTCAAGGTCTGCCCCGACCTCGACACCGTGATGTACACCCTCGGCGGTGGCATCCACGAGGAGCAGGGCTGGGGCCGGGCCGACGAGACCTTCGCCGTCAAGGAGGAGCTGGCGGCGTACGGAGTGGGGCCCGAGTGGTTCGGTCTCGGCGACCGCGACTTCGCCACACACATAGTCCGTACGCAGATGATCGGCGCGGGCTATCCGCTGAGCGCCGTCACCGAGGCGCTGTGCGCGCGGTGGCAGCCTGGGGTGCGGCTGCTGCCCATGACGGACGACCGCGTCGAGACCCACGTCCTGATCGACGATCCGGAAGGCGAAGGCCGTAAGGCCATCCACTTCCAGGAGTACTGGGTGCGCCTGCGCGCCTCCGTACCCGCCCACGCCGTCGTGCCCGTCGGCGCCGACCAGGCCAAACCGGCGCCCGGCGTCCTTGAGGCCATCGCCGACGCCGACGTCGTCCTCTTCCCGCCGTCCAACCCCGTCGTCAGCGTCGGCACGATCCTCGCCGTGCCCGGTGTGCGCGAGGCCATCGCCGACGCCGGCGTCCCGGTCGTGGGCCTGTCCCCCATCGTGGGCGACGCGCCGGTGCGCGGCATGGCCGACAAGGTGCTCGCCGCCGTCGGCGTCGAGTCCACCGCCGCCGCCGTCGCCAAGCACTACGGCTCCGGGCTGCTCGACGGATGGCTCGTCGACACCGTGGACGCGGGCGCGGTGGAGGAGGTCGAGGCCGCCGGGATCCGGTGCCGGGCGATCCCGCTGATGATGACGGACCTCGAGGCCACGGCGGCGATGGCGGCCGAGGCGCTGGCGCTGGCGGAAGAGGTGCGGGGATGA